The following is a genomic window from Alkalibaculum bacchi.
GGTGCCATTGCAGCAGGCGGTGGAGGAATTGCCCTAGGTACTACTATTTTAGGCGCAACAACATTAGGTGTCGGGTTGCTTGTAGGCGGCGTTATCTTTAGTTTTACGGGCGGCAAGCTATCAGATAAAGCAGATGAAGCATGGTCACAGATGAAGAAAGCTGAGGATAAGATTAATAAGATTTGTGAGTATTTACTTGATTTAAGAAATACCTCTAATAAATACCATGATACAATTTCTTCTGTTAATGGAATTTATCAAAAGCATTTAAACGGATTAACAAGCGTTGTTACTATGTTAGGTCATAAGGATTGGAATACATTTACTGCTGAAGAGAAAAAGCTTGCAGAAAATACAGTTCTTCTCGTTGGATTACTTTATAATATGTGTAAAGTCGAACTTGTAATTAAAGGAAAAGGTGAAGAAGATATGAATACTATTAATACTACAGAAGTGAATCAATCCATTGATCATGCGAAAGTAGTATTAGCTGATAAGTTCTAAATAATTATATGGTAACTATTAAAATAAATCATACGAAAATTATAGAGAAAGGAGAATTATTATAAAAAGTATAGAGGGATTAGAAAATAAAATCAAAGAGATTGCAGTATCTATGGGCGCTACTCATATTGGTTCTTCAAACATATCATCTGCACATAATGAAATTTGTAAACAAGGTGGAGAGTATCTTAGACAATATGACTATTGTATTACTATTGGAATGGTATTGCCAGATAGTACAATAGACGGAATTTTAAGAGATGATGTCCACAGTTTTGCTGATTATTTCTCTGCTTATCAGTCTATTAATCAGCAATTAGGGATTATATCTATTGTAATTGCTACCTTTTTACAGCAAAATAGCTATCTTTCTATGGCAATTAGCCCTTCTCTATATCCAGATAAAGAAAAGCTTTGCTCTAACTTTTCACACAAAATTGGAGCAAGATTGAGTGGACTTGGCTGGATCGGAAAATCTGGATTATTGATTACACCAGATTATGGACCAAGAGTCCGTTTTGTTTCTGTGCTTACAAATCTTCGGCTTAGAAATTCCGGCTATATAATGGATTCTCGTTGTGGAAATTGTCATGCCTGTGTAGATTCATGTCCTGTACATGCATATACTGGTCGCGATTTTGTCCCAGAAGAACCCCGTGAAATGCGCTATAACGCGGTAGCTTGCTATGATTATCATAGACAACGGAAAAATGAGGGGAAAATTGATATGTGTGGATATTGCGTACAAGCATGTCCATATGGAAAACAAGCAAAAAATATCGTAAGGTAAAGACTTACTAAGAATATAACCTTTAACATATATAGAACCAATAAGCTATATTTTAATAAACAATCGTGTCGATTAA
Proteins encoded in this region:
- a CDS encoding 4Fe-4S double cluster binding domain-containing protein, which codes for MGATHIGSSNISSAHNEICKQGGEYLRQYDYCITIGMVLPDSTIDGILRDDVHSFADYFSAYQSINQQLGIISIVIATFLQQNSYLSMAISPSLYPDKEKLCSNFSHKIGARLSGLGWIGKSGLLITPDYGPRVRFVSVLTNLRLRNSGYIMDSRCGNCHACVDSCPVHAYTGRDFVPEEPREMRYNAVACYDYHRQRKNEGKIDMCGYCVQACPYGKQAKNIVR